A genome region from Thermococcus celericrescens includes the following:
- a CDS encoding sugar phosphate nucleotidyltransferase, with translation MKAVILAGGRGTRLLPLTVYRPKPMIPFFNRPLMEYAVQNLVKAGVDEIYVLVGYLKERIIDYFGDGSSWGVRMRYSNGDNIKLGTAGATKKVVKNMDETFFVVSSDVLTNLDLKALYEYHRRKKALATIALSRVGDPTQYGIAVINDDGRILRFKEKPKPEETFSNLVNAGIYVFEPEAFDLVPMEMNFDFSKDLFPRMLENDLALYGFPFNEYWNDVGRPSSYLQATEDVFHGRLLLPELRTEGLKGNLEHGGALVTGRRCVLRRPGIRGFAVLGDDVEVGRNVKIERSVIFSGAVIEDGAEIREAIIGENVRIGKGVMIQPGSVIGDNTLIEDFSKIGSNVKIWVESRIGKESIILPD, from the coding sequence ATGAAAGCCGTGATTCTGGCCGGAGGCAGAGGCACGAGGTTGCTTCCACTAACGGTGTACCGGCCAAAGCCGATGATTCCATTCTTCAACCGGCCGCTTATGGAGTACGCCGTTCAAAACCTGGTGAAGGCGGGCGTGGATGAGATATACGTCCTGGTCGGGTACCTCAAAGAGCGCATAATTGACTACTTCGGGGACGGAAGCAGTTGGGGCGTCAGGATGCGGTATTCCAACGGCGACAACATCAAGCTAGGAACAGCAGGGGCGACGAAGAAGGTGGTAAAGAACATGGACGAAACGTTTTTCGTCGTCTCCAGCGACGTGCTGACGAACCTTGACCTGAAGGCGCTCTACGAGTACCACCGCAGGAAAAAAGCCCTCGCCACGATAGCCCTATCAAGGGTTGGGGATCCCACCCAGTACGGCATAGCGGTAATCAACGACGATGGCAGGATACTTCGCTTCAAGGAGAAGCCGAAGCCGGAGGAGACGTTCAGCAACCTCGTCAACGCCGGCATCTACGTCTTCGAGCCGGAGGCGTTCGATCTCGTCCCTATGGAAATGAACTTCGACTTCTCAAAGGATCTCTTCCCCCGAATGCTGGAGAACGATCTCGCCCTGTACGGTTTCCCGTTCAATGAATACTGGAACGACGTGGGCAGACCCTCCAGCTACCTCCAGGCAACGGAAGACGTCTTCCATGGGCGGCTCCTGCTGCCCGAGCTGCGGACGGAGGGCCTCAAGGGGAACCTCGAACACGGAGGGGCACTCGTCACGGGAAGGCGGTGCGTGCTGAGGCGGCCCGGGATAAGGGGGTTCGCGGTGCTTGGAGACGACGTTGAAGTTGGCAGAAACGTTAAAATAGAGCGTTCGGTGATATTTTCAGGTGCCGTCATAGAGGATGGTGCCGAGATTCGGGAGGCCATAATAGGCGAAAACGTCCGCATTGGGAAGGGCGTTATGATACAGCCCGGAAGCGTAATCGGCGACAACACGCTCATCGAAGACTTCAGCAAGATCGGCTCCAACGTCAAGATCTGGGTGGAGTCCCGGATTGGAAAGGAGAGTATAATACTGCCTGATTGA